Part of the Thermus oshimai DSM 12092 genome is shown below.
TTTGCTTGAGGAGGTTTGCCCATGGGCCTTTACTTTGAGGACTTGCAGGAGGGCCAGGTGTTCCCCACCCCGGCCCGCACCGTTACGGAGGCCGACCTGGTGAACTTCGCAGGGGTTTCCGGGGACTTCAACCCCATCCACACCGACGCCGAATACGCCAAGGGGAGCCCCTTCGGGGCCCGGGTGGCCCACGGCCTTCTGGTTCTGGCCATGCTCACCGGTCTGCGCCAGCGCACGGGGATCTTTGAGGGCACCCTGATCGCCTGGATGGAGATCCGCGCCTACCGCTTCCTCAGGCCGGTCTTCATCGGTGACACCATCCGGGGGGAAACGGAGATCCTGGAGAAGCGGCCCACCTCTAAGCCGGACCGGGGGGTGGTGGTCCAGCGGGTCCAAGTCTTCAACCAGAGGGGTGAGGTGGT
Proteins encoded:
- a CDS encoding MaoC/PaaZ C-terminal domain-containing protein, whose protein sequence is MGLYFEDLQEGQVFPTPARTVTEADLVNFAGVSGDFNPIHTDAEYAKGSPFGARVAHGLLVLAMLTGLRQRTGIFEGTLIAWMEIRAYRFLRPVFIGDTIRGETEILEKRPTSKPDRGVVVQRVQVFNQRGEVVQEGELVTLVRRRHG